In one window of Longimicrobium sp. DNA:
- a CDS encoding glycoside hydrolase domain-containing protein yields MRRPGLPVLLLPLMLAAACAPSTAPRGPSPRAANVHPGFDAQVYPGEAAMRAWRQASPYRWVGYYLPAPCHRDASWSGTRAALEGMGWGIAILYVGQQAFEGAPPPDTTSGRPIVCSRTLLTPERGRADAQDAVARTRGEGFAPGSVVFLDVERMRTVPDSLLAYYDAWVSEVLRDGTYVPGTYAHQANAAQLFAAARAAYERAGRAESPPFWVAGGSGFSLDQPPYAIGLPYVRVWQGVLDADRTWGDVNLRVDENVADRPNPSAPR; encoded by the coding sequence ATGCGCCGTCCCGGTCTTCCGGTCCTGCTCCTCCCTCTGATGCTCGCCGCCGCGTGCGCCCCGTCCACGGCGCCGCGCGGTCCCTCGCCGCGCGCCGCGAACGTCCACCCGGGCTTTGACGCGCAGGTCTACCCGGGCGAGGCCGCGATGCGCGCCTGGCGCCAGGCGTCTCCGTACCGCTGGGTCGGCTACTACCTCCCCGCGCCCTGCCACCGCGACGCTTCGTGGAGCGGCACGCGGGCGGCGCTGGAAGGGATGGGATGGGGGATCGCGATCCTGTACGTGGGCCAGCAGGCGTTCGAGGGCGCGCCGCCGCCGGACACCACGTCGGGCCGGCCGATCGTCTGCTCGCGCACGCTGCTGACGCCCGAGCGCGGCCGCGCCGACGCGCAGGACGCCGTCGCGCGGACCCGGGGCGAGGGGTTCGCGCCGGGGAGCGTGGTCTTCCTGGACGTGGAGCGGATGAGGACGGTGCCGGACAGCCTGCTCGCGTACTACGACGCCTGGGTGAGCGAGGTGCTGCGCGACGGCACCTACGTTCCCGGCACCTACGCGCACCAGGCCAACGCGGCGCAGCTCTTCGCGGCGGCGCGGGCGGCGTACGAGCGGGCGGGGCGGGCCGAGAGCCCGCCGTTCTGGGTGGCGGGCGGCTCCGGCTTCTCGCTCGACCAGCCGCCGTACGCCATCGGCCTCCCGTACGTGCGCGTGTGGCAGGGCGTGCTGGACGCGGACCGCACGTGGGGGGACGTCAACCTGCGGGTGGACGAGAACGTGGCGGACCGGCCGAACCCGTCGGCGCCGCGGTGA
- a CDS encoding cation:dicarboxylase symporter family transporter: protein MPPTARVFAALVAGLALGAVAAAGESSALLALARVAEPVGTLWVNGIRMTVVPLVVSLLVTGIAAAGSGSAGRVGGRTLLLFAALVAASAAFGALAAPPLVGLVPLDAQAAAALRGSVPGGAAASVELPPFRDWLTGLVPPNPVRAAADAAMLPLIVFTAVFAFALTRTAAEHRDALVRFFRAVAEAMFVVVGWILLLAPLGVFCLVFPLAARTGAQLAGAVGAFLLVVCGLTVVSIAALYPLAALAGGVPLRRFARAAAPAQAVAFSTRSSLASLPALVEGAERRLGLPAHVTGLVLPAAVAVLKFASPIVRIAETLFVARLYGIGLGAGELAAVAAAVGALSFYSPGIPSGGLFVLAPVYLEFGLPVEGIALLIALDVIPDMFLTTANVTADLAVAAIVGRGAGAAREEPAAETPGPAAA, encoded by the coding sequence ATGCCTCCCACCGCACGCGTCTTCGCCGCTCTCGTCGCGGGGCTCGCCCTCGGGGCCGTGGCGGCGGCGGGCGAGAGCTCCGCCCTGCTCGCGCTCGCCCGCGTGGCCGAGCCGGTGGGGACGCTGTGGGTCAACGGGATCCGGATGACCGTGGTGCCGCTCGTGGTCTCGCTCCTGGTCACCGGGATCGCCGCGGCGGGCTCGGGCTCGGCCGGGCGGGTCGGGGGGCGGACGCTGCTGCTCTTCGCCGCGCTGGTGGCCGCGTCGGCGGCGTTCGGCGCGCTGGCGGCGCCGCCGCTGGTGGGGCTGGTGCCGCTCGACGCGCAGGCCGCCGCGGCGCTGCGGGGGAGCGTTCCCGGCGGAGCGGCCGCCTCGGTGGAGCTGCCGCCGTTCCGGGACTGGCTCACCGGCCTGGTGCCGCCCAACCCGGTGCGGGCGGCGGCGGACGCGGCCATGCTCCCGCTCATCGTCTTCACCGCGGTGTTCGCCTTCGCGCTCACCCGCACGGCGGCCGAGCACCGGGACGCGCTCGTGCGCTTCTTCCGCGCGGTGGCCGAGGCCATGTTCGTGGTGGTGGGGTGGATCCTGCTGCTGGCGCCGCTCGGCGTGTTCTGCCTGGTGTTCCCGCTCGCCGCCCGCACGGGGGCGCAGCTCGCCGGCGCGGTGGGAGCCTTCCTCCTCGTCGTCTGCGGGCTGACGGTGGTCTCCATCGCGGCGCTGTACCCGCTGGCGGCGCTCGCGGGCGGGGTGCCGCTCCGGCGCTTCGCGCGGGCGGCCGCCCCCGCCCAGGCGGTGGCCTTCAGCACGCGCTCGTCGCTGGCCTCGCTCCCGGCGCTGGTGGAGGGCGCCGAGCGCCGGCTGGGGCTCCCCGCCCACGTCACCGGCCTGGTGCTGCCGGCCGCCGTCGCCGTCCTCAAGTTCGCCTCCCCGATCGTGCGCATCGCGGAGACGCTGTTCGTGGCGCGGCTCTACGGGATCGGGCTGGGCGCGGGAGAGCTGGCGGCGGTGGCGGCGGCGGTAGGTGCGCTCAGCTTCTACTCGCCCGGCATCCCCAGCGGCGGGCTCTTCGTGCTGGCGCCCGTCTACCTCGAGTTCGGCCTCCCCGTGGAGGGGATCGCGCTGCTGATCGCGCTGGACGTGATCCCCGACATGTTCCTGACCACCGCCAACGTCACCGCGGATCTGGCGGTCGCGGCGATCGTCGGGCGCGGCGCCGGTGCCGCGCGGGAGGAGCCGGCGGCCGAGACGCCCGGTCCCGCGGCCGCGTAG
- a CDS encoding FAD-dependent oxidoreductase encodes MGPTDVTDPRYYHRVVDCQWACPAHTNVPEYIRLIAQGRYTEAYLLNRESNVFPGILGRTCDRPCEPACRRTRVDGKPVAICRLKRVAADHRGDVGEYLPKPPAVRNGRRIALVGCGPASLTVCNDLVPLGYECVIFEKLDRPGGLMRTNIPAFRLPPRVLDEEIAYITDLGVEVRYSTPVTSLKALLEEGWDAVFVGSGAPKGKELDVPGRWDDPAHVHIGIEWLESIHFGHVDSVGKRVLIIGVGNTAMDCCRSSKRLGATDVKVMARRSRPYFKASPWELEDAEEEGVEIVENHAPKSFIVQDGRLVGMEFERLRWWEEGGRQRSEVVETIVFPCDDVVLAIGQENAFPWIERDIGLQFDQWDMPVVDKVTFQSTRDGVFFGGDAAWGPENIIWAVEHGHQAAISIHNRCEGVPLTERPPWGMNLVSTKLGMHAWRYSNDYSPEQRTKMVHVGLETRFAALDTEVELGFTPEQAAREVERCLNCDVQTHFTAELCIECDACIDVCPVSCLTITWDGPEEEVKARLSAPAMNPDQALYASAPLPQTARLMYKDEDICLHCGLCAERCPTAAWDMRRFDLLIPYAGRPACAAHV; translated from the coding sequence ATGGGTCCCACCGACGTCACCGATCCGCGGTACTACCACAGGGTGGTCGACTGCCAGTGGGCGTGTCCCGCCCACACCAACGTCCCCGAGTACATCCGCCTGATCGCGCAGGGGCGCTACACCGAGGCGTACCTGCTCAACCGCGAGTCCAACGTCTTCCCCGGCATCCTCGGTCGCACCTGCGACCGCCCCTGCGAGCCCGCCTGCCGCCGCACCCGCGTGGACGGCAAGCCCGTCGCCATCTGCCGCCTCAAGCGCGTCGCCGCCGACCATCGCGGCGACGTCGGCGAGTACCTCCCGAAGCCGCCCGCCGTCAGGAACGGCCGCCGCATCGCGCTCGTCGGCTGCGGGCCGGCGTCGCTCACGGTGTGCAACGACCTGGTGCCGCTCGGCTACGAGTGCGTGATCTTCGAGAAGCTCGACCGCCCCGGCGGGCTCATGCGCACCAACATCCCCGCCTTCCGGCTCCCGCCGCGCGTGCTGGACGAGGAGATCGCCTACATCACCGACCTGGGCGTCGAGGTCCGCTACAGCACCCCCGTCACCTCCCTCAAGGCGCTGCTGGAGGAAGGGTGGGACGCCGTCTTCGTCGGCAGCGGCGCGCCGAAGGGGAAGGAGCTGGACGTCCCGGGGCGCTGGGACGACCCCGCCCACGTGCACATCGGCATCGAGTGGCTGGAGTCGATCCACTTCGGCCACGTGGACTCCGTCGGCAAGCGGGTGCTGATCATCGGCGTGGGCAACACGGCCATGGACTGCTGCCGCAGCTCCAAGCGCCTGGGCGCCACCGACGTCAAGGTGATGGCCCGGCGGTCCCGCCCCTACTTCAAGGCCTCGCCGTGGGAGCTGGAGGACGCCGAGGAGGAGGGGGTCGAGATCGTCGAGAACCACGCGCCGAAGTCGTTCATCGTGCAGGACGGCCGGCTGGTGGGGATGGAGTTCGAGCGGCTGCGCTGGTGGGAGGAGGGCGGGCGGCAGAGGAGCGAGGTGGTCGAGACCATCGTCTTCCCCTGCGACGACGTGGTGCTGGCGATCGGGCAGGAGAACGCCTTCCCCTGGATCGAGCGCGACATCGGCCTGCAGTTCGACCAGTGGGACATGCCCGTGGTCGACAAGGTCACCTTCCAGAGCACGCGGGACGGCGTCTTCTTCGGCGGCGACGCGGCGTGGGGGCCCGAGAACATCATCTGGGCGGTGGAGCACGGGCACCAGGCCGCCATCTCCATCCACAACCGCTGCGAGGGCGTCCCGCTCACCGAGCGCCCGCCGTGGGGGATGAACCTGGTGAGCACCAAGCTGGGGATGCACGCCTGGCGCTACAGCAACGACTACAGCCCCGAGCAGCGGACGAAGATGGTGCACGTGGGGCTGGAGACCCGCTTCGCCGCGCTGGACACCGAGGTGGAGCTGGGCTTCACGCCCGAGCAGGCCGCGCGCGAGGTGGAGCGCTGCCTGAACTGCGACGTGCAGACGCACTTCACGGCGGAGCTCTGCATCGAGTGCGACGCCTGCATCGACGTCTGCCCGGTGAGCTGCCTCACCATCACCTGGGACGGGCCCGAGGAGGAGGTGAAGGCGCGCCTCTCGGCTCCCGCGATGAACCCCGACCAGGCGCTCTACGCCAGCGCGCCGCTGCCGCAGACGGCGCGGCTGATGTACAAGGACGAGGACATCTGCCTGCACTGCGGCCTCTGCGCCGAGCGCTGCCCCACCGCCGCGTGGGACATGCGCCGGTTCGACCTGCTCATCCCCTACGCCGGGAGGCCCGCGTGCGCGGCCCACGTGTAG